Genomic window (Candidatus Eremiobacteraceae bacterium):
GCTCGCGAGCGTCGTGTCCGGGCGCCCGGGCAGCGGGGCCGGGTTCGGCGACTTCTCGGCGAACGCGACGACCCGGCCTTTCGCGTCCACCTGCATAGTGCCCAGACCGGCGGCTGACGCGATCGGCACCTCGACGGCGCCAATAGTGACGTCGGCTTTGGTGGACACGTGGTCGCTGAGCATCTTGCCGTAATCCATCTTATATATATGGTCCCCGGCGAGCACCAGGATGAACTCGGGGCGGTGCGAGCGGATGATGTCCAGGTTCTGGTAGACCGCGTCGGCCGTGCCTCGGTACCACGACTCTTCGACGCGCTGGGACGCCGGCAGCAGTTCGACCGCCTCGTCGAACTCGCCGTGCAAGAAGCTCCAGCCGCGCTGCAGGTGGCGCATGAGCGAGTGCGCCTTGTACTGCGTGACGACGCCGATGCGCCGGATGCCCGAATTGATGCAGTTGGAGAGCGGGAAGTCGATGAGCCGGAACTTGCCGCCGAACGGCACGGCCGGCTTGGCGCGCCACTGCGTGAGCTGCATGAGGCGCGAGCCGCGGCCCCCCGCCAGCACGAGCGCCAGCGTGGCTTTGGTGAGCAGGCTGACAAAACGTGGAGGTGCAGGTTGCGCCATCGTTCAGAGGACTATCGTGCGGTGCGCGCGCTCTCCTCTGCGTCGCTAGCCCCGGAAGCCGCCGCCGGGGCTGCGTCCGCGATCAGTTTGTAGACGACGACTGCGAGGATCGAACCCGCAATAGGCGCGACCACGTAGATCCATTGCGCGTGCCATATCCCGGCCACCAGCGCCGGACCCAAAGAGCGAGCTGGATTCATCGACGCTCCCGAAATGGGACCGCCGAACAGCGCGTCGAGCGCGATGGTGCTGCCGATAGCGATGCCCGCAAAGCTCTTGATCGCTCGGCCGTGCACCGCTGAACCCAGGACGACCAAGACCAGCAGTGACGTCATCAAGAGCTCGAGCCAAAACGAGGTGCTTGTGGCACCGTTCGGCAGTGTCGCGCCGAGGCCGGCAATAGGTCCGAACATCAGCCGCATCGCGGAGCTGGCTGCAATGGCGCCCAGCAACTGAGCGACGACATACCAAGGCACGCGAAAACCCTGGAACTCTCCGGCGCTCCAAAAACCGATCGTCACGGCGGGGTTGAAGTGTGCTCCAGAGATGTGACCGAGGGCGTACACCAACGCGGTCACCACCAGACCGAAGACGAGGGCGACGCCGACGTGGGTGACCGAGCGGGTTATCGCATCGATGACGATCGCCCCGGTACCGGCGAACACGAGGAAAAAAGTCCCGACGAATTCGGCGACCAGGGCCTGGCGAAGAAGCACTACGACGTCTGGTCGGCCGGCGCGAGCTCCAAGATCAGCCGATCGACGCGCCCGACGATGTCGTCGCGTATCCGGCGAACTGTCATCAGGTCCTTGCCGGCAGGGTCCTCGACGTCCCAATCCTCGTATTTCTTGCCCGGGTATATGGGACACGCATCGCCACAACCCATCGTGATCACCGCATCTGCTGCCTGCACGACGTCGTCGGTCATCGGTTTGGGGAACTCTTTGCTCAGGTCGAGTCCTATTTCTGACATGGCCTCGATGACGACCGGGTTGATGGCATCGCCCGGCGTGCTGCCTGCTGACCGCACGTGGACCTTTCCCTTGGCCTTCGCATCCAAGATGGCAGCGGCGATCTGACTGCGCCCGGCGTTGTGGGTGCAGACGAAGAGCACCTCCGGCATGGTCTTGGGGATGCTGCCGGCGACTTGTGCCATGGCCGTAAGACGCTCGCGCGTGAACCTGCACGCGAAGATGGGCAGATACACGGTCACTTTGCAGTTCACGAGCGTGTCTGCGTTCTCTTCAAGGAATCGCCGGATCGTCTCCATGGAGTACAGACCCTTGAATTCGGCATAGAGATTCGAAGCCCCCGATAGGGCTTGGTCGACGAGCGTCTTCGTACGATCAGTCGCCATCACCGTCACCTCCGCAGCACGACATGTCCCCGCCGTTGCGCTCGGCGGTCTCTTCGATCACGTAGTAGGTCTCCCAGCGCCGCCCATCCGGGTCGGTCGCCCACACCTTGTCTTGTCTCGCGTAACAACACGTCTCACCGGTCTCGACGTCGACCGCGAGGCCGGCTGCCCTCAGCCGGTCGATCGCAAACTCCACCGCGTCCGGAGCGTCGACGGCTATGCCGTAATGGGCATCTGACGAGACCTTCGTGTCGGGATCTCGCGACAGAGCCAACTCGAGAGCCGGTTCGTATGTCAAGAAAAGGGCATAATCTTCGTAGTGCTTGGCGGGTTCGGCGGCCAGCAAGGTGCGGTAGAACTTGACGCTGGCATCGAGGTCGCGCGTGGAAAGGCTCAAGTGCGTCTTCATCTTCTTTCTCTATGCGACGCGGCGTTTGCGCCGGACGTGGCGCTCGGCGAGCGGCTCGTCTTCACGAGCGAGGACGCGCGGCAGAATTGCGGCGACCGCCTGACGCACGCGCTCTCCTGCTCCGTCGGCCAGACGGTAATAGACCCAGGTCCCGCGGCGCGCGCCGACGACGAGGCCGCAATCCCGAAGGATCTTCAGGTGGTGCGACACGGTAGGCTGCAGCAGCGGCACACCCTCGTTGATATCGCACACGCAGACGTCATCGCCGGCGGCGGCGATCATGGCGAAGATGTGGAGCCGATGCGGGTCCGCCAATGCGCGGAACAACGCCGCCCCTGGCCCGGTGTCGGTGACGCGAGGGGGCTTGGGCGCGCATCGTTTTTCGGCCATGCCGATAGTCTACAGCCTAACATTGACATCTGTCAATATAGAAGCCCTTCGATACAGCGAACCGGAGGGTTCTCGCGCTTGCGTCCGAAGCGGCAATCGTGTCGATGACCGAACCGACCGCGCCGGTCACCGCGGAAGAAGTGCGTCTTCGCGAGAGCCACGCGCACGCCGTGCGCTGGCGGCGCTGGGGCACATACTTGAGCGAGCGCCAGTGGGGCACGGTGCGCGAGGACTACAGCCCTGACGGCGACGCTTGGGCCTACACCACGCACGACGATGCGCCGGCGCGCACGTACCGTTGGGGCGAAGACGGACTGCTCGGCTTCTCCGACGACCGCCAGCACCTGTGCTTTGCCATAGCC
Coding sequences:
- a CDS encoding ArsI/CadI family heavy metal resistance metalloenzyme, whose amino-acid sequence is MKTHLSLSTRDLDASVKFYRTLLAAEPAKHYEDYALFLTYEPALELALSRDPDTKVSSDAHYGIAVDAPDAVEFAIDRLRAAGLAVDVETGETCCYARQDKVWATDPDGRRWETYYVIEETAERNGGDMSCCGGDGDGD
- a CDS encoding metalloregulator ArsR/SmtB family transcription factor produces the protein MAEKRCAPKPPRVTDTGPGAALFRALADPHRLHIFAMIAAAGDDVCVCDINEGVPLLQPTVSHHLKILRDCGLVVGARRGTWVYYRLADGAGERVRQAVAAILPRVLAREDEPLAERHVRRKRRVA
- a CDS encoding MIP family channel protein, whose translation is MLLRQALVAEFVGTFFLVFAGTGAIVIDAITRSVTHVGVALVFGLVVTALVYALGHISGAHFNPAVTIGFWSAGEFQGFRVPWYVVAQLLGAIAASSAMRLMFGPIAGLGATLPNGATSTSFWLELLMTSLLVLVVLGSAVHGRAIKSFAGIAIGSTIALDALFGGPISGASMNPARSLGPALVAGIWHAQWIYVVAPIAGSILAVVVYKLIADAAPAAASGASDAEESARTAR
- a CDS encoding arsenate reductase ArsC; protein product: MATDRTKTLVDQALSGASNLYAEFKGLYSMETIRRFLEENADTLVNCKVTVYLPIFACRFTRERLTAMAQVAGSIPKTMPEVLFVCTHNAGRSQIAAAILDAKAKGKVHVRSAGSTPGDAINPVVIEAMSEIGLDLSKEFPKPMTDDVVQAADAVITMGCGDACPIYPGKKYEDWDVEDPAGKDLMTVRRIRDDIVGRVDRLILELAPADQTS